Proteins encoded by one window of Arabidopsis thaliana chromosome 2, partial sequence:
- a CDS encoding Ta11-like non-LTR retrotransposon (unknown protein; BEST Arabidopsis thaliana protein match is: unknown protein (TAIR:AT2G41590.1); Has 126 Blast hits to 126 proteins in 7 species: Archae - 0; Bacteria - 0; Metazoa - 0; Fungi - 0; Plants - 126; Viruses - 0; Other Eukaryotes - 0 (source: NCBI BLink).), with translation MVDVLWDEIQNLELGQDYPTLFIPNEAYVMVEDRNRLSLIARPLLPRVQNFNAVINALPRAWGLTAHVHGRILDATYVQLLFQTEIYLLSVQRREVWLFNNWFVASQRWEAAPSLNFVTTIDLWVQMRGIPILYVFEKTELEIAQELGEIISLDFHDATSTQIAYIRVRVRFGITDRLRFFQRITFESGETALIRFQYERLRRIYSCFRFTHNLNYYPYRQRFQSIDRERAVFRDSVLRSSFNSQSQMTDSSLQVPLHPPPRVPSSGDAITSGIMRVFEVGESSRGVQDGESHNNMNLGESSKRKNLVILQRDKESRQHKQQETEQRMGGILKPPKKR, from the exons ATGGTCGATGTGTTATGGGACGAGATTCAAAATCTGGAGTTGGGTCAAGATTATCCTACTTTGTTCATTCCCAATGAGGCCTATGTGATGGTTGAAGACCGCAACAGGCTTAGTCTGATTGCCAGACCTCTGCTTCCAAGGGTACAAAATTTTAACGCTGTTATTAATGCTTTACCAAGAGCTTGGGGTCTTACTGCTCATGTTCATGGACGAATCCTAGATGCTACGTATGTTCAACTTCTGTTTCAAACAGAGATATACTTGTTATCGGTTCAAAGGAGGGAAGTATGGTTGTTTAATAACTGGTTTGTTGCATCTCAAAGATGGGAGGCTGCTCcttctttgaattttgtaaCCACAATTGATCTTTGGGTTCAAATGCGTGGCATACCaattctttatgtttttgaaaaaacagagCTAGAGATTGCTCAAGAGCTTGGGGAGATTATATCTTTGGACTTTCATGATGCCACTTCTACACAGATTGCTTATATCCGAGTTAGAGTTCGTTTTGGTATTACTGATCGTTTAAGGTTCTTTCAGAGAATCACCTTTGAGTCAGGAGAAACGGCTTTAATTCGGTTTCAGTATGAGAGACTTAGGCGCATCTATAGTTGTTTTAGGTTTACCCATAACTTGAACTATTATCCTTATCGCCAACGTTTTCAGAGCATTGACAGGGAAAGAGCTGTTTTCAGAGATAGTGTTTTGAGGTCAAGCTTTAACTCTCAATCTCAGATGACTGATAGCTCTCTTCAGGTTCCTTTACATCCACCTCCACGAGT TCCATCCTCTGGAGATGCGATTACTTCTGGAATAATGCGAGTCTTTGAGGTGGGTGAATCATCAAGAGGTGTTCAAGATGGGGAATCTCACAATAACATGAATCTTGGGGAGTCATCTAAGAGGAAGAACTTGGTCATTCTTCAGCGTGATAAGGAGTCAAgacaacacaaacaacaagAAACTGAGCAAAGAATGGGAGGTATTCTGAAACCTCCTAAGAAACGTTAA
- a CDS encoding Ta11-like non-LTR retrotransposon (unknown protein; BEST Arabidopsis thaliana protein match is: unknown protein (TAIR:AT2G13500.1); Has 136 Blast hits to 116 proteins in 8 species: Archae - 0; Bacteria - 0; Metazoa - 0; Fungi - 0; Plants - 136; Viruses - 0; Other Eukaryotes - 0 (source: NCBI BLink).) produces the protein MADKLWDEIQNLELGPEDPTLFIPHEAYVMVAETNRLSIIARPLNPRVQNLYSVIAALPRSWGLTTHVHGRVLDATYVQFLFHTEMDLVSVQRREPWLFNNRFVASQRWEPAPALNFVTTIDLLVQMRGIPLPYVYEETALEIAQEIGEIISLDFHDATSTQIAYIRVRVQIGITERLRVPAPPLNPEELAGASPYFPSSRNAAFQPYMVPSTQGGVGRHHVFPDSNINPSSGAAITSGVRRVYEVGESFRPCPDGESRNNRNIGESSKRKNLVILQSDNEKAN, from the exons ATGGCGGATAAGCTGTGGGATGAGATACAAAACCTTGAGTTAGGTCCGGAGGATCCGACTCTGTTTATTCCACATGAAGCTTATGTTATGGTGGCTGAAACCAACAGGCTGAGTATAATAGCAAGACCTCTCAATCCACGGGTACAAAATCTCTACTCTGTTATTGCTGCTTTACCAAGATCTTGGGGTTTAACAACTCATGTTCATGGAAGAGTTTTAGATGCTACGTATGTGCAATTCCTGTTTCACACAGAAATGGACTTGGTCTCAGTACAAAGGAGGGAACCATGGCTTTTTAACAACAGGTTTGTTGCATCTCAAAGATGGGAGCCTGCTCCTGCTTTAAACTTTGTCACTACCATTGATCTTTTGGTTCAGATGCGTGGTATTCCCCTTCCTTATGTGTATGAAGAAACAGCTTTAGAGATTGCTCAAGAGATTGGAGAGATTATCTCTTTAGACTTTCATGATGCTACTTCAACTCAGATTGCTTATATTAGAGTCCGGGTTCAGATTGGTATCACCGAGCGTCTAAG GGTCCCAGCTCCTCCATTGAATCCAGAAGAATTAGCAGGTGCTAGTCCTTATTTTCCAAGTTCAAGAAATGCAGCTTTCCAACCTTACATGGTTCCTTCTACTCAAGGAGGTGTAGGTCGTCATCATGTCTTCCCAGACTCTAACATTAATCCTTCCTCTGGAGCTGCGATTACTTCAGGAGTTCGACGTGTTTATGAGGTAGGAGAATCATTTCGTCCTTGTCCAGATGGAGAATCTCGCAATAACAGGAACATTGGGGAGTCTTCTAAACGAAAAAACTTAGTGATTCTACAAAGTGACAATGAGAAGGCAAACTAA
- the ABH1 gene encoding ARM repeat superfamily protein (ABA HYPERSENSITIVE 1 (ABH1); CONTAINS InterPro DOMAIN/s: MIF4G-like, type 2 (InterPro:IPR015174), MIF4G-like, type 1 (InterPro:IPR015172), Armadillo-type fold (InterPro:IPR016024), MIF4G-like, type 3 (InterPro:IPR003890), MIF4-like, type 1/2/3 (InterPro:IPR016021); Has 514 Blast hits to 510 proteins in 229 species: Archae - 0; Bacteria - 96; Metazoa - 188; Fungi - 131; Plants - 55; Viruses - 0; Other Eukaryotes - 44 (source: NCBI BLink).) — protein MSNWKTLLLRIGEKGPEYGTSSDYKDHIETCFGVIRREIERSGDQVLPFLLQCAEQLPHKIPLYGTLIGLLNLENEDFVQKLVESVHANFQVALDSGNCNSIRILLRFMTSLLCSKVIQPASLIVVFETLLSSAATTVDEEKGNPSWQPQADFYVICILSSLPWGGSELAEQVPDEIERVLVGIQAYLSIRKNSSTSGLNFFHNGEFESSLAEKDFVEDLLDRIQSLASNGWKLESVPRPHLSFEAQLVAGKFHELRPIKCMEQPSPPSDHSRAYSGKQKHDALTRYPQRIRRLNIFPANKMEDVQPIDRFVVEEYLLDVLFYLNGCRKECASYMANLPVTFRYEYLMAETLFSQILLLPQPPFKTLYYTLVIMDLCKALPGAFPAVVAGAVRALFEKISDLDMESRTRLILWFSHHLSNFQFIWPWEEWAFVLDLPKWAPKRVFVQEILQREVRLSYWDKIKQSIENATALEELLPPKAGPNFMYSLEEGKEKTEEQQLSAELSRKVKEKQTARDMIVWIEETIYPVHGFEVTLTIVVQTLLDIGSKSFTHLVTVLERYGQVFSKLCPDNDKQVMLLSQVSTYWKNNVQMTAVAIDRMMGYRLVSNQAIVRWVFSPENVDQFHVSDQPWEILGNALNKTYNRISDLRKDISNITKNVLVAEKASANARVELEAAESKLSLVEGEPVLGENPAKMKRLKSTVEKTGEAELSLRESLEAKEALLNRALSETEVLLLLLFQSFLGVLKERLPDPTKVRSVQDLKSIGAEDDKPSAMDVDSENGNPKKSCEVGEREQWCLSTLGYLTAFTRQYASEIWPHMEKLESEVFSGEDVHPLFLQAISSALQFPLH, from the exons ATGAGCAATTGGAAAACTCTTCTCCTTCGCATCGGCGAAAAGGGACCTGAGTACGGCACTTCCTCCGACTACAAAGACCACATC GAGACTTGTTTCGGTGTCATTCGTAGAGAAATCGAGCGTTCTGGAGATCAAGTTTTGCCT TTTCTACTACAATGTGCTGAACAATTGCCTCATAAGATTCCTTTGTATGGGACTTTG ATTGGTTTGTTGAACTTGGAGAATGAAGATTTTGTCCAGAAGCTAGTAGAAAGTGTCCACGCTAATTTCCAG GTCGCTTTAGATTCTGGCAACTGCAACAGTATCCGTATATTGCTTCGCTTTATGACTTCCCTG TTGTGCAGTAAGGTTATTCAACCTGCTTCTTTGATTGTCGTCTTCGAAACATTGCTATCATCTGCTGCCACTACTGTGGATGAAGAGAAAGGAAATCCATCATGGCAGCCACAAGCTGACTTTTACGTTATATGCATCTTGTCCAGCCTCCCGTGGGGAGGATCAGAACTCGCTGAG CAAGTTCCTGATGAGATTGAAAGAGTGTTAGTTGGGATACAAGCTTATTTGAGCATCCGAAAGAATTCTTCCACCTCTGGGTTAAACTTTTTTCACAACGGAGAATTTGAAAGCAGCCTTGCAGAGAAG GATTTCGTGGAGGATCTATTGGATCGAATTCAGTCTCTGGCTTCCAATGGATGGAAACTTGAAAGCG TACCTAGGCCTCATCTCTCGTTTGAAGCTCAACTCGTTGCTGGAAAGTTTCATGAGCTACGTCCCATTAAATGTATGGAACAACCGAGTCCACCTTCTGATCATTCGAGGGCATACAGTGGCAAGCAAAAGCATGATGCATTGACGAGATATCCCCAGAGAATTCGTAGGTTGAATATATTTCCAGCTAATAAAATGGAG GATGTACAACCAATTGATCGTTTTGTCGTGGAGGAGTATTTGCTGGATGTGCTCTTCTATTTGAATGGATG TCGGAAGGAGTGTGCATCCTACATGGCTAATCTTCCTGTTACATTTCGGTACGAGTATCTTATGGCAGAGACACTATTTTCTCAG ATACTGCTGCTACCCCAGCCACCATTCAAGACTCTTTATTATACACTCGTGATTATGGATCTTTGTAAG GCTCTTCCGGGTGCCTTTCCTGCTGTTGTTGCTGGCGCTGTTCGTGCACTATTTGAGAAAATATCCGACTTAGACATGGAATCCAGGACGCGTCTTATCCTCTGGTTTTCTCACCACTT ATCCAACTTCCAATTCATCTGGCCGTGGGAAGAGTGGGCTTTTGTGTTGGATCTTCCCAAGTGGGCCCCTAAGCGTGTATTTGTTCAGGAGATTTTGCAAAGAGAAGTACGCTTGTCTTACTGGGATAAAATTAAGCAG AGCATTGAGAATGCGACTGCCCTAGAAGAATTACTTCCTCCAAAAGCTGGTCCGAATTTTATGTATTCCTTGGAAGAAGgtaaagagaaaacagaagaacaGCAATTGTCAGCCGAATTGAGCAGGAAGgtcaaggaaaaacaaaccGCACGTGACATGATAGTGTGGATTGAAGAAACGATATATCCAGTTCATGGTTTTGAAGTTACTCTTACAATAGTTGTACAGACCTTACTTGACATCGGATCAAAAAGTTTCACTCATTTGGTCACTGTCCTGGAGCGATATGGCCAAGTATTTTCAAAGCTTTGTCCTGATAACGATAAGCAGGTGATGCTATTATCTCAAGTGAGTACATACTGGAAAAACAATGTACAAATGACGGCGGTGGCAATTGATAGGATGATGGGTTATAGACTAGTATCTAATCAGGCAATTGTTAGATGGGTGTTCTCTCCAGAAAATGTTGATCAGTTTCATGTGTCTGATCAGCCATGGGAG ATACTTGGCAATGCTCTTAACAAGACTTATAACCGTATCTCTGATTTGAGGAAAGATATATCAAACATTAcgaaaaatgttttggttgcTGAGAAAGCTTCAGCCAATGCACGAGTAGAGTTGGAGGCTGCTGAGAGCAAACTTTCCCTAGTGGAAGGTGAACCCGTTCTTGGTGAGAATCCAGCGAAGATGAAGCGTTTAAAATCAACAGTGGAGAAGACAGGGGAAGCGGAGTTATCTCTTCGGGAGTCCCTAGAGGCAAAAGAGGCTCTTCTTAACAGAGCTCTCTCTGAGACCGAG GTTTTACTGCTCTTGCTGTTCCAAAGTTTCTTAGGTGTACTGAAGGAACGGCTCCCAGATCCAACTAAAGTGAGATCAGTGCAGGATCTAAAATCTATAGGTGCTGAAGATGACAAGCCATCTGCGATGGACGTGGACAGCGAGAATGGAAACCCAAAGAAGAGTTGCGAAGTCGGTGAGAGAGAACAGTGGTGCTTATCAACACTTGGCTATCTCACGGCATTTACAAGGCAATATGCGAGCGAG ATATGGCCTCACATGGAGAAGTTGGAGTCAGAAGTGTTCTCGGGTGAAGATGTGcatcctctctttctccaagCCATATCTTCTGCACTTCAATTCCCATTACATTAA
- a CDS encoding defensin-like protein (LOCATED IN: endomembrane system; BEST Arabidopsis thaliana protein match is: Defensin-like (DEFL) family protein (TAIR:AT1G59833.1); Has 35333 Blast hits to 34131 proteins in 2444 species: Archae - 798; Bacteria - 22429; Metazoa - 974; Fungi - 991; Plants - 531; Viruses - 0; Other Eukaryotes - 9610 (source: NCBI BLink).), giving the protein MDVTKTYVTIFVVAILTISVLIQIQQYDRCIGPCLRFYGNHQCYKNCRKAKYDGGQCDFVKKGEKLPECCCYYNKN; this is encoded by the exons ATGGATGTCACAAAAACTTATGTGACTATTTTCGTTGTAGCGATATTGACAATTTCGGTTT TGATCCAAATCCAACAATATGATCGTTGCATTGGGCCATGTTTGAGATTTTACGGAAATCATCAATGTTACAAAAACTGTAGAAAGGCGAAGTATGATGGAGGACAGtgtgattttgttaaaaaaggtgaaaaattACCAGAATGTTGTTGctattataacaaaaattga
- a CDS encoding uncharacterized protein (unknown protein; Has 30201 Blast hits to 17322 proteins in 780 species: Archae - 12; Bacteria - 1396; Metazoa - 17338; Fungi - 3422; Plants - 5037; Viruses - 0; Other Eukaryotes - 2996 (source: NCBI BLink).), which yields MGRDLPPIQNWTAMAITVGGVRRDACRGVQLPDAWLGGVPSLNTCQHLKIRILISTVKITLVLYFGRFPM from the coding sequence ATGGGAAGGGACTTACCACCGATACAGAACTGGACCGCGATGGCTATCACAGTTGGCGGTGTTCGGCGTGATGCATGCAGGGGTGTCCAATTACCTGACGCGTGGCTCGGCGGAGTTCCATCACTCAACACGTGTCAGCATCTAAAGATTAGGATTTTAATCTCGACCGTTAAAATTACGCTTGTACTTTATTTTGGGCGTTTCCCTATGTAA
- a CDS encoding uncharacterized protein (unknown protein; Has 23 Blast hits to 20 proteins in 10 species: Archae - 0; Bacteria - 0; Metazoa - 10; Fungi - 0; Plants - 4; Viruses - 0; Other Eukaryotes - 9 (source: NCBI BLink).), with protein sequence MTSQIRQTPLARMHLPTQFQPNTRTGRQPKSPPNSHHPDESSPSPQQERHITRSEPITRGIHQLKTTSSSTANTQNTTGEDKRKQFHIVTNTDIASTDKTRSRSGNQSKPQPHIQPKLKQSLKTGAANNIETNLRNRYRREIGPRTPQHHQPYNHITIKTRRKKSTDEIKQRRTRPESVLR encoded by the coding sequence ATGACAAGCCAAATAAGACAAACACCTCTTGCACGCATGCATTTGCCGACCCAGTTTCAGCCAAATACCCGCACCGGAAGACAACCTAAATCGCCTCCAAACAGCCACCACCCTGACGAGTCGTCGCCTAGTCCACAACAAGAACGTCACATAACCCGGTCAGAACCCATCACCAGAGGCATCCACCAACTCAAAACGACTTCATCTTCAACTGCAAACACACAGAACACAACGGGGGAAGACAAAAGGAAACAATTCCATATCGTGACAAACACTGACATAGCTTCAACTGACAAAACCAGATCAAGATCTggaaatcaatcaaaacccCAGCCGCATATACAGccaaaattgaaacaaagcCTAAAAACGGGAGCTGCCAACAACATAGAGACCAACCTCCGAAACAGATATAGAAGAGAAATTGGTCCCCGCACTCCCCAACACCATCAACCCTACAACCATATCACCATAAAAACGAGAAGGAAGAAATCTACAGACGAAATTAAACAAAGACGCACAAGGCCAGAATCAGTGCTAAGGTAG
- the NAD-ME1 gene encoding NAD-dependent malic enzyme 1 (NAD-dependent malic enzyme 1 (NAD-ME1); FUNCTIONS IN: in 7 functions; INVOLVED IN: response to salt stress, malate metabolic process; LOCATED IN: mitochondrion, chloroplast; EXPRESSED IN: 23 plant structures; EXPRESSED DURING: 13 growth stages; CONTAINS InterPro DOMAIN/s: Malic enzyme, NAD-binding (InterPro:IPR012302), Malic oxidoreductase (InterPro:IPR001891), Malic enzyme, conserved site (InterPro:IPR015884), Malic enzyme, N-terminal (InterPro:IPR012301), NAD(P)-binding domain (InterPro:IPR016040); BEST Arabidopsis thaliana protein match is: NAD-dependent malic enzyme 2 (TAIR:AT4G00570.1); Has 9465 Blast hits to 9448 proteins in 2440 species: Archae - 143; Bacteria - 6328; Metazoa - 607; Fungi - 221; Plants - 457; Viruses - 0; Other Eukaryotes - 1709 (source: NCBI BLink).), translated as MGIANKLRLSSSSLSRILHRRILYSSAVRSFTTSEGHRPTIVHKQGLDILHDPWFNKGTAFTMTERNRLDLRGLLPPNVMDSEQQIFRFMTDLKRLEEQARDGPSDPNALAKWRILNRLHDRNETMYYKVLINNIEEYAPIVYTPTVGLVCQNYSGLFRRPRGMYFSAEDRGEMMSMVYNWPAEQVDMIVVTDGSRILGLGDLGVHGIGIAVGKLDLYVAAAGINPQRVLPVMIDVGTNNEKLRNDPMYLGLQQRRLEDDDYIDVIDEFMEAVYTRWPHVIVQFEDFQSKWAFKLLQRYRCTYRMFNDDVQGTAGVAIAGLLGAVRAQGRPMIDFPKMKIVVAGAGSAGIGVLNAARKTMARMLGNTETAFDSAQSQFWVVDAQGLITEGRENIDPEAQPFARKTKEMERQGLKEGATLVEVVREVKPDVLLGLSAVGGLFSKEVLEAMKGSTSTRPAIFAMSNPTKNAECTPQDAFSILGENMIFASGSPFKNVEFGNGHVGHCNQGNNMYLFPGIGLGTLLSGAPIVSDGMLQAASECLAAYMSEEEVLEGIIYPPISRIRDITKRIAAAVIKEAIEEDLVEGYREMDAREIQKLDEEGLMEYVENNMWNPEYPTLVYKDD; from the exons ATGGGAATAGCCAATAAGCTCCGGCTAAGTTCATCATCTCTCAGCCGAATCCTCCACCGGAGAATACTTTACTCATCCGCTGTCAGATCTTTCACCACATCGGAAGGTCACCGTCCCACCATCGTTCATAAACAAGGTCTCGATATCCTCCATGATCCTTGGTTCAACAAG GGGACTGCGTTTACGATGACGGAGAGAAATCGTTTAGATCTTAGAGGTCTTCTTCCTCCTAATGTTATGGACTCTGAGCAACAGATTTTTCGTTTTA TGACTGACCTGAAGAGATTAGAGGAGCAAGCTAGAGATGGACCTTCTGATCCTAATGCTTTGGCTAAATGGCGGATTCTTAATCGGTTACATGACCGAAATGAGACTATGTACTATAAG GTTTTGATTAACAATATTGAGGAGTATGCGCCGATAGTGTATACTCCTACGGTAGGTCTTGTCTGCCAGAACTACAGTGGGTTGTTTAGGAGGCCAAGGGGAATGTATTTTAGTGCTGAAGATCGTGGTGAAATGATGTCCATGGTTTACAACTGGCCAGCTGAGCAG GTTGATATGATTGTTGTTACCGATGGAAGCCGGATTTTGGGTCTTGGAGATCTAGGTGTTCATGGAATTGGAATTGCTGTAGGGAAGCTTGATTTATATGTTGCCGCAGCTGGAATAAATCCTCAACGG GTACTACCTGTCATGATTGATGTTGgaacaaacaatgaaaaacTACGCAACGACCCCATGT aCTTGGGTCTGCAACAACGTCGTTTAGAGGATGACGACTATATAGATGTTATTGATGAATTTATGGAGGCAGTGTATACTCGGTGGCCACATGTTATTGTGCAG TTTGAGGATTTCCAGAGCAAGTGGGCTTTCAAATTATTGCAGAGGTATAGATGCACCTACCGAATGTTCAATGATGATGTCCAG GGGACAGCAGGGGTTGCTATCGCTGGTCTTCTTGGAGCAGTTAGAGCACAGGGGCGACCTATGATTGATTTCCCAAAGATGAAGATCGTTGTTGCTGGCGCGGGAAG tGCGGGAATTGGTGTTCTAAATGCTGCGAGGAAGACAATGGCACGAATGTTGGGAAATACTGAAACTGCGTTTGATAGTGCACAAAGTCAATTTTGGGTGGTTGATGCGCAG GGTCTTATCACCGAAGGCCGGGAAAATATTGACCCAGAGGCTCAGCCTTTTGCTAGGAAGACTAAAGAAATGGAGCGTCAGGGATTAAAAGAAGGAGCAACTCTTGTGGAAGTG GTTCGTGAAGTTAAACCTGATGTGCTTCTTGGTTTATCAGCAGTTGGAGGGTTATTCTCAAAAGAG GTTTTAGAAGCAATGAAAGGTTCAACCTCGACAAGGCCTGCTATATTTGCAATGTCAAACCCCACAAAAAATG CTGAATGCACGCCTCAAGATGCATTTTCGATATTAGGcgaaaatatgatttttgcgAGTGGAAGCCCATTCAAGAATGTGGAATTTG GAAATGGTCATGTAGGACATTGCAACCAGGGAAACAACATGTATCTATTTCCAGG TATTGGACTTGGCACTCTTTTATCTGGTGCTCCCATTGTCTCCGACGGGATGCTTCAGGCCGCATCCGAGTG CCTAGCAGCATACATGAGCGAAGAAGAAGTGCTAGAGGGGATTATATACCCTCCAATATCAAG GATACGAGacataacaaaaagaatagCAGCTGCGGTGATTAAGGAAGCGATTGAGGAGGATTTGGTTGAAGGATATAGAGAA